atgtgttgtgtgtgtggacgaAGCTTCAGACAGTCATCTAGCCTATCAAGACACAAGCGCAGTCACAcggggagaaaccgtggaaatgtatCAAGACACAAGCgcagtcacaccggggagaaaccgtggaaatgtggtgaCTGTGAGATGGGATGCAGAACCCCATCTGAGCTTGAAACTCATcggcgcagtcacactggggagagaccattcacctgctctgtgtgtgggaagggattcattaattcttccaacctgctgacacaccagcgagttcacacaggggagagaccATTTACCTGCTCCGAATGTAGGAAGAACTTCACTTCCTCATCCAccttgctgacacaccagcgggttcacactggggagagaccttttaaatgcccagactgcgGGAAATGCTATAAAAGTTCCTgggaactgatgtcccatcaGCGTGTCCACACTGACGATAGACCATTCAGGTGCACTCATTGTGGGTCTGAGTTCAAGACATTATCTGATCTTACTGTACACCGGCGCACTCACACTGCAGACAGACTGTTCACCTGTTccaactgtgggaagggattcaaccGTTCATCCAACTTGCTGGAACACCAacgggttcacactggggagagaccattcacatgctctgaatgtgggaagggattcactcagtcatctagCCTGCTGAAGcacaagcgagttcacactggggagaagctgttcacctgctgtgtgtgtgggaacggATTCACTCAGTTGTGCAGCCTGCAGAaacaccaacgagttcacactcgggagagaccgttcaccccCATTGAACATGGGAAGAGAgtcactcagtcatccagcctgctgatGCACCAGCAAGCctgcactggggagaggccatttatctgctctgaatgtgggaacgGATTCACTCGGTCCTCCCACCTGCTG
Above is a window of Carcharodon carcharias isolate sCarCar2 chromosome 27, sCarCar2.pri, whole genome shotgun sequence DNA encoding:
- the LOC121270405 gene encoding zinc finger protein 239-like; amino-acid sequence: MGCRTPSELETHRRSHTGERPFTCSVCGKGFINSSNLLTHQRVHTGERPFTCSECRKNFTSSSTLLTHQRVHTGERPFKCPDCGKCYKSSWELMSHQRVHTDDRPFRCTHCGSEFKTLSDLTVHRRTHTADRLFTCSNCGKGFNRSSNLLEHQRVHTGERPFTCSECGKGFTQSSSLLKHKRVHTGEKLFTCCVCGNGFTQLCSLQKHQRVHTRERPFTPIEHGKRVTQSSSLLMHQQACTGERPFICSECGNGFTRSSHLLAHQRVHTGERLFSCSECEKGFTQLSSLLRHQQVHKDERSFNCQENGIKVSRNSSPINVHTDKRPFRWSHCQNGFRKSPGHSLHQ